The following DNA comes from Hordeum vulgare subsp. vulgare chromosome 3H, MorexV3_pseudomolecules_assembly, whole genome shotgun sequence.
GATGTTGACCGGTAGGCGGCGCTGCAAAtctagatttttttttaaaaaacacgGTACACACGCCCGGTGACTGAACAACGCTTGCTGGGCCTTGCTTGGGCCCTGAATCAGAGTGTTAGTGATCTCGAATCAGAGACGGTGCGGTTCTTGTGTTAGTGATCTCAAGTCAGGTCAACATATGTAATATGATTCCAGAATGTGAAGAATATGTGAGCACTGCACAATTTGAAGAGAAGTAGGTTCCCCATCCAATCTGATGGATGAAACATGTTGCAACCATTGCAGTCTGAGGTGCAACAAACAACTAATCTAGTCGTCGGCCGTGGCACCCGTATatcattttgaaaagaaaaaaacgATCTCCAGACATCATttcgaaaagaagaaaaaatgatCTCCAGAcatcatttcaaaaaaaaaaaaaattctcCAGACATGGCAGCGGTCCTCTCTCACATGATCCCGAATCAATTAGCTTGATCTCAAGAGATGGTTCAGTTCTTGTTACCCAAGATGGAAGCATCTTCCCTTCATATGCGACAATCTCCAACGCTTTCACCCATCTGTTTCTACAGAGTTGTACTTGTAACATTTTGTGCAGATAAGCAGTTTTTTTAATAAGAATTAAGTAACTGGAAGCTGCAATTTGCTTATTTTCAACTGTCGAGGTATAATTCAAATTTAATATCAAGTTCATCCCTGTTTTTTGGGTTGAAACTAGGCAGGCTAGCTGATATAGATAAAGAAGTTCATCACCGAACTTCTCCAGCCAGAACACTGATATAGATACGGAATTCAATGTTGCTGAAATTTTACTTCACTCCTTCAGTGTAACACTAAAGTAGACCCACGAGAGCAACATGCATCTCTCACAGCTACGAAAGCGATGTGAAAATGAAACATGGGCACACATAAATACAGATGGCGCACCTACATTCACTTGTAGTCAAAGCACATCAAGGGTCGGATTTGCAACGATTTGCTACTCCAGTACTAATGGCTTTGTTACAAGATCCGTGCTCGTTTTTTCCCTGAAAGAGCATGTAAGGACCTCTTGTAGCCACTCAGATAACCAGATCATGGGAACATGCCTTCAAGGAACTCTTGGAAACCTTCATCCTTGTTTCCTGAACTCCTTGAAGAAGCTCCCTTCCGATCTGCAGCATTTTGCAAGAGTAAGTTTCATGCAACTGGAATCTATGGCATCCCTAGATCCCCAATAAACAAACACAAGATGCATGCATGAGCACAGAATAATCGACAAAGCCCAAGGCTGCCGCAGGTTCTGGTGAGCCCAATGCAGGCATATGTTCTACTGAGTGCAGAGCCATGACATTTGCGTAAATGAATAAACACAAGATGTGTGTTCTAAATAGGCCTCGTAAATGAATAAACACAAGATGTGTGTTCTAAATAGGCCTTATTTGCAAGGCCTGAGATCAGCCGTGACCTTGGGCCCATTCCCAGgtggaaaccacacacacaattacCCTGAGTCAAGTGAACTCAACATTTAGATGCCAAATATCTCGAAAAGTGTTGCTCGGGTTTCAGGAAAAAGGATGGTGCCAATAGGCCACATGGATGTTATAAAACCCTATATGAGATTTGGCTGCCTGAGAAGTACAGTATCCAAGCAAGCCATTAACTAAGCTTTAGACCCCTGCCCCACAACCCAACGAAGTACATGACCAATATAAAAGGCGGATGCAATCAGCTGtaccttttttctttcttctatCTTTCTTGGCCTCATCCTCTGAGGTGTCATCACTTTCTTCATGTTCTCTGCAGTTTGAACAGATTCAAAGAATGTAGTATAACAAAATAATGGGGTTAGACAAGAACAAGAACTTAAGATACCTCTTTCTCTTGTCCGGGTCTTTCAACTCAATTTCCTTTTCACTGTAgggatcctcctccttctctttctctttctctttctccttTAGCCTCTTATAAGCAAGCTTTTCTGCACATCTTTCATAATGTACTACAATCAGGCTAAATAATCAATTGGGAACTTGCTTGAACAAAATGAAAGCACAAAAAGACAAAGCAAGATTCAGTGGTCCAAGGAAAAGTTAAAGAAATATAACTATCATGGTAAGAAAGAGCAGTGCCAAATTTGGTTCAAACAGATCCTATTATGGAACCGTGGATTCACGAACCTCTTGCAAGCTACCAGCTTCACTAGTGCTTGTTTCTGCTCCCCTGCTTCAACATAAGAAAAATTCACCTGAAAATGATAAGAGAAAAATGTAAGTGCTACAAATACAGCTGAAACGGTTCTTTATAAaatctgttttgtgttttacacatTTTAGCATGATCAATAGGATTTTAGTGAAGAACATACCTCATAACTACCTAGCCCATGTTTTTCATCACAATGCCTATTGCCACAGATAAATTGCCCTGCAAAAGAGCATATTCTGACCATTGCTAAAGATTTTGTATTGATTCTGAACAAGAAATATACTATCGTTTTTAAGTAAATAGACAAttttcagaagaaaaaaaatctgtATTGTCTAACACCTTAGTATAATTAGAAAAGAACACTACAATGATGGCTTCCAAAATTTAGAGATTCAATTATGATTTGTTTTTGAGTTTGGTGATAATTTGGTGCAAGCACCCCAACTGCACTCAGACATACAGCTAAATAAAAGAAAAGTATGCCTAATAGTGTAAAGAAATAAAGCTTTAAGCTCAGTAACCTTTAATTGCAATATCTTTAAATACCCTTCTATGTTCTAGACTTCCATTCGAATGGTCTGTTAATAGCAATAGAATACTCATACAATTTAAGTTCAGTTATACTTTTCAGAGAAATCATTTTAGATGGAAATTAATAGACGGGATTGCTTAAGAATACCTTTGCCAGATATCACTTCCTTTTCTGTTCTCCATCTCAATCCAATCTGCAGGAGAATATACCCTTGTAAGATGGGATTCATATCCAAAACTGCAGATGATTTTAGAAGGAAAAAAAAAACTGGTTGGGCATCCATTCATCATCCTGCCACTGAAAATGCAC
Coding sequences within:
- the LOC123442820 gene encoding protein FRA10AC1; translated protein: MASLGRLKSTIFDKEERKMQYQSHIRGLNAYDRHKKFMKDYVQFYGHTKNVDNSLPIKTDKDTLREGYRFILSEEDDMDSTWEKRLVKRYYDKLFKEYCIADMTQYKKGKIGLRWRTEKEVISGKGQFICGNRHCDEKHGLGSYEVNFSYVEAGEQKQALVKLVACKRCAEKLAYKRLKEKEKEKEKEEDPYSEKEIELKDPDKRKREHEESDDTSEDEAKKDRRKKKDRKGASSRSSGNKDEGFQEFLEGMFP